Proteins co-encoded in one Burkholderia ambifaria AMMD genomic window:
- a CDS encoding ribonucleoside-diphosphate reductase subunit alpha: MQTTDNATSQYESASSRPLGGTEQGAKALAPQATFADYKVIRRNGSVVSFEPSKIAIAVTKAFLAVNGGQGAASARVREQVEQLTHNVVRALVRSRPNGGTFHIEDIQDQVELALMRGGEHNVARAYVLYREKRHLERQHAGEEAAAAGGEASAGINVVDNGVTRPLDMNALRELIVSSCAGLGAAVNPEPIVAETVKNLYDGVPMSQVYDSAILAARTMIEKDPAYSQVTARILLHTIRREILGEEVLQAEMTTRYTEYFPQFLKRGVDAGLLDDKLLQFDLKRLGEALDANRDLQFGYLGLQTLYDRYFLHVEGTRIEMPQAFFMRVAMGLSLNEIDRETRAIEFYNVLSSFDFMSSTPTLFNSGTHRSQLSSCYLTTVADDLDGIYEALKENALLSKFAGGLGNDWTRVRALGSHIKGTNGKSQGVVPFLKVVNDTAVAVNQGGKRKGAVCAYLESWHLDIEEFLELRKNTGDDRRRTHDMNTANWIPDLFMKRVMEGADWTLFSPSTCPDLHDKFGAEFEAAYTAYEDKVARGEIKLFKKIPAQQLWRKMLGMLFETGHPWITFKDPCNVRSPQQHVGVVHSSNLCTEITLNTSDTEIAVCNLGSVNLVAHLVKQADGSYALDHDKLKRTISVAMRMLDNVIDINYYAVPKARNSNLKHRPVGMGIMGFQDCLHLLRTPYASEAAVEFADRSMEAVCYYAYYASTELAEERGRYSSYRGSLWDRGILPQDTLKLLTEARGGYVEVDTSESLDWTTLRSRIAAHGMRNSNCVAIAPTATISNIIGVSACIEPTFQNLYVKSNLSGEFTVVNEYLVRDLKERGLWDEVMVADLKYFDGMLSRIDRIPADLRAIYATAFEVDPTWLVEAASRRQKWIDQAQSLNIYMGGASGKKLDEVYKLAWLRGLKTTYYLRTMAATHVEKSTVAHGALNAVPTGGAGGSSSGGAQGAAGGFGAAGGDASSGAVNAAAALAPVEADGPVCTMRPGDAGFDECEACQ; encoded by the coding sequence ATGCAAACCACCGACAACGCGACGTCCCAGTACGAGAGCGCCTCGAGCCGTCCGCTCGGCGGGACCGAACAGGGCGCGAAGGCGCTCGCGCCGCAGGCCACGTTCGCCGACTACAAGGTGATCCGCCGCAACGGCAGTGTGGTGTCGTTCGAGCCTTCGAAGATCGCGATCGCGGTGACCAAGGCTTTCCTGGCCGTCAACGGCGGGCAGGGCGCGGCATCGGCGCGCGTGCGCGAGCAGGTCGAGCAGCTCACGCACAACGTCGTGCGCGCGCTCGTGCGCAGCCGTCCGAACGGCGGTACGTTCCATATCGAAGACATCCAGGACCAGGTCGAACTCGCGCTGATGCGCGGCGGCGAGCACAACGTCGCGCGTGCGTACGTGCTGTATCGCGAGAAGCGCCACCTCGAGCGCCAGCATGCGGGCGAAGAAGCGGCCGCAGCGGGCGGCGAGGCGAGCGCGGGCATCAACGTGGTCGACAACGGCGTCACGCGCCCGCTCGACATGAACGCGCTGCGCGAGCTGATCGTGTCGTCATGCGCCGGTCTCGGCGCTGCGGTTAACCCTGAGCCGATCGTCGCGGAGACGGTGAAGAACCTGTACGACGGCGTGCCGATGAGCCAGGTCTACGACTCGGCGATCCTCGCGGCGCGCACGATGATCGAGAAGGACCCGGCGTACAGCCAGGTCACGGCCCGCATCCTGCTGCACACGATCCGCCGCGAGATCCTCGGCGAGGAAGTGCTCCAGGCCGAGATGACGACCCGCTACACGGAATACTTCCCGCAGTTCCTGAAGCGCGGCGTCGATGCCGGCCTGCTCGACGACAAGCTGCTGCAGTTCGACCTGAAGCGTCTCGGCGAAGCGCTCGACGCGAACCGCGACCTGCAGTTCGGCTACCTCGGCCTGCAGACGCTGTACGACCGCTACTTCCTGCACGTCGAAGGCACCCGCATCGAAATGCCGCAGGCATTCTTCATGCGCGTCGCGATGGGCCTGTCGCTGAACGAGATCGACCGCGAAACGCGCGCGATCGAGTTCTACAACGTGCTGTCGAGCTTCGACTTCATGAGCTCGACGCCGACGCTGTTCAACTCGGGCACGCACCGCTCGCAGCTGTCGTCGTGCTACCTGACGACGGTCGCGGACGACCTCGACGGCATCTATGAAGCGCTGAAGGAAAACGCGCTGCTGTCGAAGTTCGCCGGCGGTCTCGGCAACGACTGGACCCGCGTGCGTGCGCTCGGCTCGCATATCAAGGGCACGAACGGCAAGTCGCAAGGCGTGGTGCCGTTCCTGAAGGTCGTCAACGACACGGCCGTCGCGGTCAACCAGGGCGGCAAGCGCAAGGGCGCGGTGTGCGCGTACCTCGAATCGTGGCACCTCGACATCGAGGAGTTCCTCGAGCTGCGCAAGAACACCGGCGACGATCGCCGCCGCACGCACGACATGAACACGGCGAACTGGATTCCCGACCTGTTCATGAAGCGCGTGATGGAAGGCGCCGACTGGACGCTGTTCTCGCCGTCGACCTGCCCGGATCTCCACGACAAGTTCGGCGCGGAGTTCGAGGCGGCTTACACGGCTTACGAAGACAAGGTCGCGCGCGGCGAGATCAAGCTGTTCAAGAAGATCCCGGCGCAGCAACTCTGGCGCAAGATGCTCGGCATGCTGTTCGAAACGGGCCACCCGTGGATCACGTTCAAGGATCCGTGCAACGTGCGTTCGCCGCAGCAGCACGTCGGCGTCGTCCATTCGTCGAACCTGTGCACGGAAATCACGCTGAACACGAGCGACACCGAAATCGCGGTGTGCAACCTGGGCTCGGTGAACCTCGTCGCCCACCTGGTGAAGCAGGCCGACGGCAGCTACGCGCTCGACCACGACAAGCTCAAGCGCACGATCAGCGTCGCGATGCGCATGCTCGACAACGTGATCGACATCAACTACTACGCGGTGCCGAAGGCGCGTAACTCGAACCTGAAGCACCGTCCGGTCGGCATGGGCATCATGGGCTTTCAGGACTGCCTGCACCTGCTGCGCACGCCGTACGCGTCGGAAGCGGCCGTCGAGTTCGCCGATCGCTCGATGGAAGCGGTCTGCTACTACGCGTACTACGCGTCGACCGAGCTGGCCGAGGAACGCGGCCGCTACTCGAGCTACCGCGGCTCGCTGTGGGATCGCGGCATCCTCCCGCAGGACACGCTGAAGCTGCTGACGGAAGCACGCGGCGGCTACGTCGAGGTCGACACGTCGGAGTCGCTCGACTGGACGACGCTGCGCTCGCGGATCGCGGCACACGGCATGCGCAACTCGAACTGCGTCGCGATCGCGCCGACGGCGACGATCTCGAACATCATCGGCGTGTCGGCGTGCATCGAGCCGACCTTCCAGAACCTGTACGTGAAGTCGAACCTGTCGGGCGAGTTCACGGTGGTCAACGAGTACCTCGTTCGCGACCTGAAGGAACGCGGCCTGTGGGACGAAGTGATGGTCGCCGACCTGAAGTACTTCGACGGCATGCTGTCGCGCATCGACCGCATCCCGGCCGACCTCCGCGCGATCTACGCGACCGCGTTCGAAGTCGACCCGACGTGGCTTGTCGAAGCGGCATCGCGTCGCCAGAAGTGGATCGACCAGGCGCAGTCGCTGAACATCTACATGGGCGGCGCGTCGGGCAAGAAACTCGACGAGGTCTACAAGCTCGCGTGGCTGCGCGGTCTGAAGACGACCTACTACCTCCGCACGATGGCGGCGACGCACGTCGAGAAGTCGACGGTCGCGCACGGCGCGCTGAACGCGGTGCCGACGGGCGGTGCGGGCGGCTCGAGCAGCGGCGGCGCGCAAGGCGCGGCAGGCGGGTTCGGTGCGGCAGGCGGCGATGCATCGTCGGGCGCGGTCAATGCGGCAGCGGCGCTGGCGCCGGTCGAAGCAGACGGTCCGGTATGCACGATGCGTCCGGGCGATGCGGGTTTCGACGAGTGCGAAGCCTGTCAGTAA
- a CDS encoding MarC family protein produces the protein MEYTFLSATVLLVLITDPLGNIPLFITAMRDVPRERRVKLILREVGIAFVILLFFMVVGDRFLRMMSLTDLSLRLGGGIVLFLIALRMIFPHPDGALGTDPRAGGEPFIVPLAIPALAGPSALATVMLLTSQAPGKMFEWVGALTVTMIVCAITLVLAERIQQWLGERTVAAFERLMGLVLVAISVEMLLAGVRAFVHQL, from the coding sequence GTGGAATACACCTTCCTGTCGGCCACCGTGCTCCTCGTGCTGATTACGGATCCACTCGGCAACATCCCGCTGTTCATCACGGCGATGCGGGACGTGCCGCGCGAGCGGCGCGTGAAACTGATCCTGCGCGAGGTGGGGATCGCGTTCGTGATCCTGCTGTTCTTCATGGTGGTCGGCGACCGCTTCCTGCGGATGATGAGCCTCACCGACCTGTCGCTGCGGCTCGGCGGCGGGATCGTGCTGTTCCTGATCGCGCTGCGGATGATCTTTCCGCATCCGGACGGCGCGCTCGGCACCGATCCGCGCGCGGGTGGCGAACCCTTCATCGTGCCGCTCGCGATTCCCGCGCTCGCCGGGCCGTCCGCGCTCGCGACGGTGATGCTGCTGACGTCGCAGGCGCCGGGCAAGATGTTCGAGTGGGTCGGCGCGCTGACGGTCACGATGATCGTCTGCGCGATCACGCTGGTGCTGGCCGAACGGATCCAGCAGTGGCTCGGCGAGCGGACCGTCGCGGCGTTCGAGCGGCTGATGGGCCTCGTGCTCGTCGCGATCTCGGTCGAGATGCTGCTGGCCGGCGTGCGGGCGTTCGTGCACCAGCTGTAG
- a CDS encoding hypoxanthine-guanine phosphoribosyltransferase, with translation MNREEALHIFDHSEEIVSADAVNASISRMADAIRAEIGDAFPLVLSVMGGAAVFTGMLLPRLDFPLEFDYIHLTRYRNTTQGSPEMHWRVAPRESVKDRIVLVLDDILDEGETMAAIRDRILDMGATRFMSAVLCEKTLAKAKPLHPDFCGFPVPDRYVFGCGMDAKGYWRNLPTIRALTANV, from the coding sequence ATGAACCGCGAAGAAGCCCTCCACATTTTCGACCACTCCGAAGAGATCGTCTCGGCAGACGCCGTCAATGCTTCGATCTCCAGGATGGCCGACGCGATCCGCGCCGAGATCGGCGACGCGTTCCCGCTCGTTCTTTCGGTGATGGGCGGCGCCGCCGTGTTTACCGGGATGCTGCTGCCGCGCCTCGATTTCCCGCTGGAATTCGACTACATCCACCTGACCCGCTACCGCAACACGACGCAGGGCAGCCCGGAGATGCACTGGCGCGTCGCGCCGCGCGAATCGGTGAAGGACCGGATCGTGCTCGTGCTCGACGACATCCTCGACGAAGGCGAGACGATGGCCGCGATCCGCGACCGCATCCTCGACATGGGCGCGACGCGCTTCATGTCCGCCGTGCTGTGCGAGAAGACGCTCGCGAAGGCGAAACCGCTGCATCCCGACTTCTGCGGCTTCCCGGTGCCCGACCGCTACGTGTTCGGTTGCGGGATGGACGCCAAGGGTTACTGGCGCAACCTGCCGACGATCCGCGCGCTGACCGCCAACGTCTGA
- a CDS encoding PP0621 family protein — translation MRQILLLILLLFAGSWLARKLRQAQEQAHARTGRGDGADAPGHGGAGAARPNGGTRSLPEPMVRCAECGVHAPKGDAVAAGGEYFCSTDHARRHGARASGHDAR, via the coding sequence ATGCGACAGATTCTTCTCCTGATTCTTCTTCTCTTCGCGGGCTCGTGGCTTGCGCGCAAGCTGCGCCAGGCCCAGGAGCAAGCGCACGCGCGCACCGGCCGCGGTGACGGCGCCGACGCGCCCGGTCACGGCGGCGCGGGTGCGGCACGCCCGAACGGCGGCACGCGCTCGCTGCCCGAGCCGATGGTGCGCTGCGCGGAATGCGGCGTGCATGCGCCGAAGGGCGACGCCGTCGCCGCGGGCGGCGAATACTTCTGCAGCACCGACCATGCGCGGCGCCACGGCGCACGCGCGAGCGGCCACGACGCGCGATGA
- the ampD gene encoding 1,6-anhydro-N-acetylmuramyl-L-alanine amidase AmpD, translating into MSDAAPLSVDAHGWVREARHAPSPNFEARPAGAVPTLVVVHNISLPPGEFGGDAIESLFLNRLDCDAHPYYQSHLRGVRVSAHFLIRRDGELVQFVSCDERAWHAGSSEFFGRPRCNDFSIGIELEGADDVPFDPAQYATLGVLARTLAARYPIDAVAGHSDVAPGRKTDPGPHFDWQRFAGDAGFSAEYFPFRQH; encoded by the coding sequence ATGAGCGACGCAGCGCCGCTGTCGGTCGACGCACACGGCTGGGTGCGCGAAGCGCGCCATGCGCCGTCGCCGAATTTCGAGGCGCGGCCCGCGGGCGCGGTGCCGACGCTCGTCGTCGTCCACAACATCAGCCTGCCGCCCGGCGAGTTCGGCGGCGACGCGATCGAGTCGCTGTTCCTGAATCGCCTCGATTGCGATGCGCATCCCTATTACCAGAGCCACCTGCGCGGCGTGCGCGTGTCCGCGCACTTCCTGATCCGCCGCGACGGCGAGCTCGTGCAGTTCGTGTCGTGCGACGAGCGCGCATGGCATGCGGGCTCGTCGGAATTCTTCGGCCGGCCGCGCTGCAACGATTTCTCGATCGGCATCGAGCTCGAGGGCGCGGACGACGTGCCGTTCGACCCGGCGCAGTACGCGACGCTCGGCGTGCTCGCCCGCACGCTCGCCGCGCGCTACCCGATCGATGCGGTCGCCGGGCATTCCGATGTCGCGCCGGGCCGCAAGACCGACCCGGGTCCGCATTTCGATTGGCAACGCTTCGCAGGCGATGCCGGCTTTTCGGCCGAATACTTTCCTTTCCGTCAGCACTGA
- a CDS encoding cytochrome C assembly family protein, which translates to MDIVLYALTAFLYGGLAVAGWRTHRQGATPLVASVPAVPVPASAASGMSAAGRALLFAALVAHGVLLHMTIFPHDAMIFGFAFALSAMFWLGAGIYWIESFFFPLDSLRLLVLPLACGASLLPLVFGGVRVLPYAAAPLFKMHFLIANIAYGLFAIAALHAVLMLMVERRLQSLRSGGRDGSTGWIASWLETLPPLLTLEKLLFRLIGAGFVLLTLTLASGILFSEQVDARAMRLDHKTVFAVLSWLMFGGLLVARKTSGWRGRGAARWVLVSFAALLLAYVGSRFVFEVLLHRSVV; encoded by the coding sequence ATGGATATTGTACTGTATGCCCTCACCGCATTCCTGTACGGCGGCCTCGCCGTCGCAGGCTGGCGCACGCACCGCCAGGGCGCGACGCCGCTCGTCGCGAGCGTGCCCGCCGTGCCGGTTCCGGCGTCCGCCGCGTCGGGGATGAGCGCGGCCGGCCGCGCGCTGCTGTTCGCGGCGCTCGTCGCGCACGGCGTGCTGCTGCACATGACGATCTTCCCGCACGACGCGATGATCTTCGGGTTCGCGTTTGCGTTGTCGGCGATGTTCTGGCTCGGCGCCGGCATCTACTGGATCGAGAGCTTCTTCTTCCCGCTCGACAGCCTGCGCCTGCTGGTGCTGCCGCTCGCGTGCGGCGCGTCGCTGCTGCCGCTCGTGTTCGGCGGCGTGCGGGTGCTGCCTTATGCCGCGGCGCCGCTGTTCAAGATGCACTTCCTGATCGCGAACATCGCGTACGGCCTCTTTGCAATCGCCGCGCTGCACGCGGTCCTGATGCTGATGGTCGAGCGGCGCCTGCAGTCGCTCAGGAGCGGCGGGCGCGACGGCTCGACCGGCTGGATCGCGAGCTGGCTCGAAACGCTGCCGCCGCTGCTCACGCTCGAGAAGCTGCTGTTCCGCCTGATCGGCGCCGGCTTCGTGCTGCTGACGCTGACGCTCGCATCGGGGATCCTGTTCAGCGAGCAGGTCGATGCGCGCGCGATGCGGCTCGATCACAAGACCGTGTTCGCGGTGCTGTCGTGGCTGATGTTCGGCGGCCTGCTGGTCGCCCGCAAGACGTCGGGCTGGCGCGGGCGCGGCGCCGCGCGCTGGGTGCTCGTGTCGTTTGCGGCGCTGCTGCTCGCGTATGTCGGCAGCCGGTTCGTTTTCGAGGTGCTGCTGCACCGCTCCGTGGTTTGA
- the ffh gene encoding signal recognition particle protein, with amino-acid sequence MLDNLTQRMARVVKTLRGEARLTEANTQEMLREVRLALLEADVALPVVREFIAKVKEKALGEEVISSLSPGQALVGVVQKELTAVIGGDYEGKAAELNLAVTPPAVILMAGLQGAGKTTTVGKLAKLLREKHKKKVLTVSCDVYRPAAIMQLKTVSEQVGADFFPSTPDQKPVDIAVAAVDWAKRHYHDVLIVDTAGRLGIDEAMMQEIAALHGTLKPAETLFVVDAMLGQDAVNTAKAFNDTLPLTGVVLTKLDGDSRGGAALSVRHITGKPIKFVGVAEKLDGLEVFHPDRMANRILGMGDILALVEEAQRGVDVQAAQKLADKVKKGGDFDLNDFRAQISQMKNMGGLSSLMDKLPAQFQQAAAGADMGQAEKSIRRMEGIISSMTPAERAKPEIIKATRKRRIAAGAGVPVQEVNRMLNQYDQMRTMMKKLKGGNMQKMMRGLKGMMPGMR; translated from the coding sequence ATGCTCGACAATCTCACTCAACGGATGGCGCGCGTCGTCAAGACGCTGCGCGGCGAGGCCCGGCTTACCGAGGCGAACACCCAGGAAATGCTCCGCGAGGTGCGTCTCGCGCTGCTCGAGGCCGACGTCGCGTTGCCCGTCGTCCGCGAATTCATCGCCAAGGTCAAGGAAAAGGCGCTCGGCGAGGAAGTGATCAGCAGCCTGTCGCCGGGTCAGGCGCTCGTCGGCGTGGTCCAGAAGGAACTGACCGCCGTGATCGGCGGCGACTACGAAGGCAAGGCCGCCGAGCTGAACCTCGCGGTCACGCCGCCCGCCGTGATCCTGATGGCGGGCCTGCAGGGCGCCGGCAAGACCACGACCGTCGGCAAGCTCGCGAAGCTGCTGCGCGAGAAGCACAAGAAAAAGGTGCTGACGGTCTCGTGCGACGTGTATCGCCCGGCCGCCATCATGCAGTTGAAAACGGTGAGCGAACAGGTCGGCGCCGACTTCTTCCCGTCCACGCCGGACCAGAAGCCCGTCGATATCGCGGTCGCGGCCGTCGACTGGGCGAAGCGCCACTACCATGACGTGCTGATCGTCGACACGGCCGGCCGCCTCGGTATCGACGAGGCGATGATGCAGGAAATCGCCGCGCTGCACGGCACGCTGAAGCCGGCTGAAACGCTGTTCGTCGTCGACGCGATGCTCGGCCAGGATGCGGTCAACACCGCGAAGGCGTTCAACGACACGCTGCCGCTCACCGGCGTCGTGCTGACCAAGCTCGACGGCGATTCGCGCGGCGGTGCCGCGCTGTCGGTGCGCCACATCACGGGCAAGCCGATCAAATTCGTCGGTGTCGCCGAAAAGCTCGACGGCCTCGAGGTGTTCCACCCGGATCGCATGGCGAACCGGATCCTCGGCATGGGCGACATCCTCGCGCTCGTCGAGGAAGCGCAGCGCGGCGTCGACGTGCAGGCCGCGCAGAAGCTCGCCGACAAGGTAAAGAAAGGCGGCGACTTCGACCTGAACGATTTCCGCGCGCAGATCTCGCAGATGAAGAACATGGGCGGCCTGTCGTCGCTGATGGACAAGCTGCCCGCGCAATTCCAGCAGGCGGCGGCCGGCGCCGACATGGGCCAGGCCGAGAAGTCGATCCGCCGGATGGAAGGCATCATTAGCTCGATGACGCCCGCCGAGCGCGCGAAACCCGAAATCATCAAGGCGACGCGCAAGCGCCGCATTGCGGCCGGCGCGGGTGTGCCGGTGCAGGAAGTCAACCGGATGCTGAACCAGTACGACCAGATGCGTACGATGATGAAGAAGCTGAAGGGCGGCAACATGCAGAAGATGATGCGCGGCCTGAAGGGCATGATGCCCGGCATGCGCTGA